Proteins from a single region of Runella sp. SP2:
- a CDS encoding DUF6934 family protein: MNLPSYSFQTDATRSIYLFESIGVRGIIQKAILFEITETDNSYNLSLCDLDPLSGKMNFSAISANGDTQKILATIYQAILHFTNNHPRCSIFFFGNSAVRNRLYRMAINHELNEISETFEIWGFLNDSWSPFVPHKNFDAFLINRK, translated from the coding sequence ATGAATTTACCTTCTTACTCCTTTCAGACCGATGCTACCCGCTCTATCTACCTCTTTGAAAGTATAGGGGTACGAGGGATTATCCAAAAAGCAATTCTATTTGAAATCACAGAAACAGATAACTCGTACAACCTCTCTTTGTGTGATTTAGACCCATTATCAGGAAAAATGAACTTTTCAGCTATTTCTGCCAATGGGGATACCCAAAAAATTTTAGCTACTATTTACCAAGCCATTTTGCATTTTACCAATAACCATCCTCGTTGTAGTATCTTTTTCTTTGGGAATTCTGCTGTTCGGAATCGTTTATACCGAATGGCAATAAATCATGAACTGAATGAGATTTCAGAAACATTCGAGATTTGGGGCTTTTTGAATGATTCTTGGTCACCATTTGTTCCTCATAAAAACTTTGATGCTTTTTTGATTAATAGAAAATAA
- a CDS encoding glycerophosphoryl diester phosphodiesterase has protein sequence MAKTIHTLLAVVFSMMYGKIWAQKALVLENSSVKIRWENSAAGWQIKTLSVKKGSKWVSLKTPSGESTLLFSSAQPKLESDSVFKSITGNKFPEDAYHYQTKQWAESTNPVSLNTAGTAVYFYPKKGTQNAPNQLSFEHETEKARVSSTWRFDPKFPNDVLVTQTLTPKQAGYFSLATPTLSFISEADMAWVAVPGYFQGNYMQPNFALAYAYGHGVPTLPVVYRERSASTLSPLVTTRAGITVSVIPDPDYCRDPWAKDKLTLHDWNIGLSHKNRKAQLAPTLYYPVLGEPKSDLKAGETVTFSFRYSLSEGDWFSMINHAAYDIYQLKQTLELRQSKQSLTDRIQKMHHYLTNPKTSLWNIEEYKGLKIGAQSYLGGVVGSQRDAMKNSDYGAMWMLAKATKDTLLTKNVLPYALNFKFTQQITEPGFFNGALAGQYYLAKRKKFTEEWGEVVEPIAVTYYTMLDLGNILLFEPDNQPLRERLKAGAEWLLKTQKANGSWGVAYDRKTEQEAFLDIQDVRPTFYGLLVAYRILKDPKYLAAAQKGADWLIKNAVEKGSFLGVCGDARYAPDFATAQSAQALLDLYDITQNPAYKTAAVNAAKVYTTSIYTHPIPNRTSKTVNGIQREDWEISQVGLSFEHGGIFGSSNAHGPIQLASHAGLFIRMYQLTNERIFADLARSAAWGRDAFVEPKTSVASYYWRVMNQGSGPYPHHAWWQIGWLTDYLMSEAELRSGGQVKFPRGFVTPKVGPHQSYGFAPGVINGQKAWLKIDENLVKIDNPTVDYLLAESEKKETFFVILLNNCSQAADFQITINGKSYKKQLVGAGFEVMTVAN, from the coding sequence ATGGCCAAGACAATACACACCTTATTGGCAGTGGTTTTCTCAATGATGTATGGGAAAATATGGGCTCAAAAAGCCTTGGTTTTAGAAAACTCATCGGTAAAAATTCGCTGGGAAAACAGTGCGGCAGGTTGGCAAATCAAAACGCTATCCGTTAAAAAAGGCAGTAAGTGGGTATCGCTAAAAACCCCTTCGGGCGAAAGCACGCTACTGTTCAGTTCGGCACAGCCTAAGTTAGAATCCGACTCCGTTTTTAAGAGCATTACGGGCAATAAGTTTCCCGAAGACGCCTACCATTACCAAACCAAACAGTGGGCAGAAAGTACTAATCCTGTTTCGCTCAATACGGCAGGAACTGCGGTTTATTTTTACCCTAAAAAAGGAACACAAAACGCGCCAAATCAACTCTCTTTTGAACACGAAACCGAAAAAGCGCGTGTAAGCTCCACCTGGCGTTTTGACCCTAAATTTCCCAACGATGTCCTCGTCACCCAAACGCTTACACCCAAACAAGCGGGCTATTTTTCGTTGGCCACGCCCACGTTGAGTTTCATCAGTGAGGCTGATATGGCCTGGGTGGCCGTTCCTGGGTATTTTCAGGGGAATTATATGCAACCAAATTTTGCCTTGGCGTATGCCTACGGGCACGGGGTGCCGACGTTGCCCGTCGTTTATCGCGAGCGCTCGGCCAGCACGCTTAGTCCGCTCGTCACAACCAGAGCAGGCATTACAGTTTCGGTCATTCCCGACCCCGATTATTGTCGCGACCCTTGGGCCAAAGACAAGCTGACCCTCCACGATTGGAATATTGGGCTTTCCCACAAAAACCGCAAAGCGCAGTTAGCGCCTACGTTGTATTATCCCGTTTTGGGCGAGCCGAAATCCGACCTAAAAGCGGGCGAAACCGTCACATTTTCATTTCGTTATAGCCTGTCGGAAGGCGATTGGTTTAGCATGATTAATCACGCCGCCTACGACATTTACCAACTCAAACAAACCTTGGAGCTTCGCCAAAGCAAGCAGTCACTGACCGACCGCATCCAAAAAATGCACCATTACTTAACCAACCCGAAAACGTCGCTTTGGAACATTGAAGAATACAAGGGTTTGAAAATTGGGGCGCAGTCGTACTTGGGGGGCGTGGTAGGTTCGCAACGCGACGCCATGAAAAACTCCGATTACGGTGCCATGTGGATGCTGGCCAAGGCCACCAAAGACACCCTGCTTACCAAAAATGTACTGCCTTACGCCCTCAATTTTAAATTTACTCAGCAAATCACCGAGCCAGGTTTCTTCAACGGGGCGTTGGCGGGTCAGTATTATTTGGCCAAACGAAAAAAATTCACCGAAGAATGGGGTGAGGTAGTCGAACCCATCGCGGTGACGTACTATACTATGCTTGACTTGGGTAATATTTTGTTGTTCGAGCCCGATAATCAACCACTTAGAGAGCGTTTAAAAGCGGGTGCCGAATGGTTGTTAAAAACTCAAAAAGCCAATGGCAGTTGGGGCGTTGCCTACGACCGCAAAACGGAGCAAGAGGCTTTTCTCGACATCCAAGACGTACGGCCTACGTTTTATGGATTATTGGTGGCGTATCGTATATTGAAAGACCCCAAGTACCTCGCGGCGGCGCAAAAAGGAGCAGATTGGTTGATAAAAAATGCCGTCGAAAAGGGGAGTTTTCTGGGCGTATGCGGCGACGCACGTTACGCCCCCGACTTTGCCACGGCGCAGTCGGCACAAGCATTGTTGGACTTGTACGACATTACACAAAACCCTGCCTACAAAACTGCCGCCGTCAATGCCGCCAAAGTCTATACTACCTCCATTTATACCCATCCCATTCCGAACCGTACCTCAAAAACCGTCAACGGTATTCAGCGTGAGGATTGGGAGATTTCGCAAGTAGGTTTGAGCTTCGAACACGGCGGGATTTTTGGTTCTTCCAACGCCCACGGGCCTATCCAACTGGCAAGTCATGCGGGCTTGTTTATTCGGATGTACCAACTGACCAACGAACGTATTTTCGCGGATTTGGCCCGCTCGGCCGCTTGGGGGCGCGACGCGTTTGTTGAGCCCAAAACCAGCGTTGCTTCCTACTATTGGCGGGTGATGAACCAAGGTTCGGGGCCATATCCGCACCACGCTTGGTGGCAAATCGGCTGGCTTACCGACTACCTCATGTCAGAAGCAGAATTACGTTCGGGTGGGCAAGTTAAATTCCCGCGCGGGTTTGTGACGCCCAAAGTGGGGCCGCATCAGAGTTACGGTTTTGCACCTGGTGTAATCAACGGCCAAAAAGCGTGGTTAAAAATTGACGAAAACTTGGTCAAAATTGACAATCCTACGGTCGATTACCTCTTGGCAGAGTCAGAGAAGAAAGAGACGTTTTTTGTGATTTTGTTAAACAACTGTTCGCAAGCCGCTGATTTTCAAATTACTATTAACGGGAAGTCTTACAAAAAGCAATTGGTAGGTGCAGGCTTTGAGGTGATGACGGTAGCGAACTAA